The stretch of DNA GAAGTCGGACGGAGCCCCTGCGGTGGTTCCCGTCAAGTAACGCTCCCTTAACAATATGAGCCTGTGGTTGTGGCGTCCATAGAGGACAAGAAAGTGTGGGATGAAATGAAAATTGTCATTATTGGGGGAACAGGACTTATTGGCACTCAGCTCGTTCGGCAACTCAAGCAGGAGGGGCACGAAGTAATCGCAGCCGCTCCCTCAACGGGCGTGAATAGCCTCACCGGCGAGGGATTAGGCCATGCTCTCGCGGGTGCTGCTGTCGTAGTGGATGTCACGAATGCGCCGTCGTTCGAAGATCGTGCCGTCCTGAATTTTTTCGAGACGTCCACCAAGAATGTGCTCGCGGAGGAGGCCAAGTCGGGGGTTGGGCACCATATCGCCCTGTCGGTCGTAGGAACTGAACGTGTTCCTTCATCGGGATACTTCCGTGCGAAGCGCGCGCAGGAAGTCCTGATCGAGGGCTCGAAAATTCCGTACACCATCGTTCAAGCCACCCAGTTCTTCGAATTTCTCGGAGCGATTGCGGATGTCGCCACACAGGGCACGGTTGTTCGCGTGCCACCAGCCTTGATTCAGCCCATTGCTGCGGCGGATGTAGCGCTCGGCCTGGCTCAGATTGCAGTGGCGCTGCCGACCAATCGTACGATTGCCATCGCCGGGCCGGAGGCGTTTCGCTTTGAAGCCATCATCAAGCAAGTGCTCACGGCTCACGGGGACCATCGTCAGGTGGTTGAAGATCCCGGCGCGAGCTATTTCGGAGGAATGTTAGATGAGAAAAGTCTAGTCCCTGCCGGCGAGGCACTCCTGGGTTCCACCCGATTTCAATCCTGGGTCAATCAGTCGACTAGCAAAGCAGGGGCTTCGGAAGCGGTTGTGGGGGTACGTTCCTAGCAGGGATGGCGAGCATGGGTCGTGAAGATCCGGCAGAAAGTCCATGCTTGTGAACTGGAATGGGGGGGATGAGTTCTGCTTGCTCCTATTCCCCCAGTTCCGCTCCGAAAGTGTGAGGTCCGAAGTGGAAGGAGATCGCGGACCGCCAGGTTGGATCACTTCGGTGAAACATGCCGATCACGACTTCTGCTTCGACGCCCCTGTGGTGTTAGGTCCCACGCACCGATCTCATCGGTCGCAGGTGCGATTCTTCGTCGGTGCCCAGGGCCTCATGGCAAATCCGGGAGTCGGTCGCTGCTTTGACCTGTTCTAAAATGCTCTGCGATATCAGCAGTTGCTTGAGTTGATCCGGAGTGGGAAGGCTGTCCAGCACGACGGCGGCGCAGACCGCGAGGGTGCGTTCTACCTGGTTGTTGAGGATGATCTTAAACTTCGTGTCGGCCAACGGATCGCGTCTGGAGATCACTGGCTCTACGGTATAGGGGGCAGGATATGCGGCCGCCAAGAATTCACGGATGACTTGCACCTTCCTCCGCGCGTAATCGTCTGTCATCGTTGCTCGTCCTTTTCTTTTCTCATCGAGGCTTCTTTCGTCGACGGTCTGTCATTCAAGCTGTGTCGGAATCCTACGCCAAACGGCGGGATGGCGGCAAGACACTCATAGGCGATGATTTGTAGATGTGCCAGGAACACAGGCTATCGAGGTGTGTGGCCAGGTGAGTCCTTCTAGGATGTTTGAGGCAGTCGTCGTTTATCTCCGATCGCAGTGAGCCAGCTTGCGTCAGTGCGCACGTTGCAATTGCTGCAGATCTCCCGCATTGATGCCAAGGGACCTTGCTCATATCCTTTGAGCGAGCACAGCACTCTGCACGTGGTGCAGATCCAGGATCCATCTGTCAGTCGCATGGAGACCTCCTCGTGCCTTCCGGCACCCGCTAGACTCGGTCGCCGACGGGATCCCACTCGTGGTCGCGTTCGACCGCGCCGATCAAGCGCTCGAAGATATCCGGAATGGCGCCTGTGACGCGGCTCCAGTTCGAAATCATCGGCACGCCGAGCGGATCCTCCAGAAACGCCTCTGTCGCGATTTTCATACCTTTGAGAAACACTTCCACGGCCATCCGTTCTTCATGCCGGTCGAATTGCAGGCTGTTGATGGCGGCGTCATTTTGATAGCGGGTGATCGCTTCCTGCGCGGTCTGTAGATATGTGGCCCGCAGGGTTTTGAGCATGGCCTGCGAGAGCACCACGCCTTCACTCGCGAGGTTTCTGAAGAGGGATTTCGTGATATCCACGCACATTTTCTGCAGCCCTTGTTCGGCGTTATCGGCCGATAGACCCTGGTGTTTGTGTTCGTAGGCGTCGGCAATATCGGCCTGGCAGATCCGTCGGAGCGCGCAGTTGCGATAGATTTCGGAGAGCACTCCGACTTCCAGACCCCAGTCGCCCGGCACCCGGTTGATCCAGGCCAGGTCCCGCACCATGGCGAACTCACCGGCCAGCGGGTAACGAAAGCTATCCAGAAAGGTCAGCAGCGGATGTGCCCCGGCCACCTGCTGAAGGCTACGGATCAACGGCGTGAGGTACAAGCGGGTGACGCGGCCATGCAGGCGATTGGTGACCCGGCTGTAGTAGCCCTTGCAAAATTCGTAGCCTAAATTGGTGTTGACGATCGGGTAGCAGAGTCTCGCGAGATATTCCCGATTGTAGCTGAGAATGTCGCAGTCGTGGAGGGCGATGACATTGCTTTGTCCACGGGCCAACACGTAGCCGAAGGCCATCCAACAGCCTCGACCCTTTCCCTGTAGTCCGGTGTCGATTTCAGTGTGGGCCAGTAGCTTGAGGATATCCTGAATGCCGGTTCCGTCGTTCCAGACGATCCGGACCCGCTGCGGCAGTACCGAGAAGAATTGTTTGGCCAGTCGGAACTCCAAGGCCGACGCGCGGTCTAAGGAAATGACGATCTCGTTGACATAGCGAATGTCTTTCAAGACCTGCACGATGTGTTTTAGTGCGGGGTTCTCGAGCTCGGAATACAGCGAGGGGAGGACGAGGGCGATCGGGTTGGTCGCCGCATGGCGTTCCAGCTCTTTTTCCAGTTGCTCAAGGTTCGATGCGCCGAGACGGTGTAGAACCGTGACGAGCCCGTTCTGATGGAAATCCGACATGTGCCCTCCTGTGCCGAGTCCGCAAGGGATGATCAGAACAAATGACCGCTGCGGCCGGGGGCGCTTCTCTGGGAGACGCGAATACCGACCATGCCGGGCGGCTGTATCTGCTGAGGGGAGATCGTTCCTACTGCGCCGGAGGCATGGCCTTGCTGGTCACGACCGACTTCACGATCTTGGCTCGCTTCACAGACTCCAGGAAGCGGTCCGGAGGTTCCGGATGCGGCAGGCTCACTTCAACGGAATACCAACCCGACTTCATCGGCCCCTTCTTAATGCCGTTAATTTCCTGGACCAGATCCTCGATACTTTTTTCGGTCGTGCCGTCTTGGAAGGCGACCCAGAACATAAAGGCCTGACGGTCGACTTCGCGAAGTCCATCTGCCACCGGGGTGGCCATGGGCGTTTCTTTCGGCATGTCTGACTTCGCGACCACGGCTGGTTTGGGTGCCGCGCTGGCTTTGGCCACTTCCAGCGACGTGAGCGCCAGGCGGGCGTGTAATTCCCGATTGCGGCTTTCCAACAGCGCGACTTGCTTGACCAGGGTCTCGTTCACGGACTTGATCGATTTCAGATCCTGGCGCACCAATTCTCGATCGGCTTCCACGGCGTTGACGGCGACGCGCATGCCGGTCTGCACTTCCTGTACGACATCGGCCTTGACCGTCTTGAGATCGTCCTGCACCGTGACGACCTGTGTGTTGAGTTTCTGTTGAGCATGGGTGACGGTGTCGATGAGGGTATGCAGCTGCGCGATCCGGTCCTGCTCGGATCGGGACACCGCGACGGCTGACGCCTGCGCCTCCACGAGTTGTGCAAGTTGTTGATGCACACGATCGATCTGTTCTTGGGTGGACTGCCGCGCCGCCAGTTCTTCTTCCATCTGGTGCGCTCGATCTTCCGCGCCGATCCAGTTTGGAATGCGTTCAGCCAGCAGCGCCACGACTCCCACGGCCAGTACGATCTGGGCGAAGGCCATCGTCATGGTCCAGACGGGTGTTCCGGCGGCCGCCGGTACCCGTGCGCCGGTCGTCAGTCCGATCGTGGACGCCACGTGGGACCACCAGGCAGGGGCGACCTCGTACTGCACGCGCAGTGAACCGCCGTCGAAATGGTTTTGAACGTGAATGACGAGGTGACCTTTGCCGGCAGGGAGGCGAACCGTTTTGGGGCCGGCTTCAGGGGCGACGCACCCTCCGATCAGCACACCGGATTCATTTCGGAGTTCGAGGTGCTGCACACTCCGCTCGTGGATCGTGAAGGAGAAGGTCGGGTCCGTGTGGGCGCAATTCAACGTTCCGACGCGCTCGTGGTTGACGAAGACTTGGAGAAATCCAGGACGTTCCTCAGTCGCGCGTCGCGGCTGATCGTCCAGCGCGTCAAGCAGATGTGCGCGATAATCGTTGAGTTCTGGTGTTTCCATGGTTCCGTCCCCCCCGATCCCCTCCAAAGAGAGCCAAGACGCCTCCCTTTTTCAGCGGATGTATATGGAGATTGACTTGCGGCTTGAACCCGTTGCTGACCTCGGCTTGCCGGCGATCCGCGACTTCCAAGAAGCAGTCGCGGCAAAAGGCCAAGTGCCAGACGCGGTAGTCGTGGCCGTAGTCATCGTGAAATAGTTGGCCCCACTTCTGTTCGGACAGGCAGGGATAATGTTCCGGTTCGCTCTTTCGATAATGTGACTGCAAGACCGGCATCAACCGGTCGACTTCGTGGTTCAGATGGTCGGGCCTGGTGCGTAACTCCTGGTCTAACACCTCGATTTCAGACCCGCTTAATCCGGTTTCGTTCATCGTGCGCTGCCACCCTGTTTGGCGCCACCGCTCGAAGTTTTTATAGACTCGCTGGCTTTCGGCCTGTCCGAACCCTAAGAGCTTCACCACATGAGCCTGACTGAACCCATAGAAGTGATAGAACAGGGCGATCAGGGCGTCGCGGCTGACCACGGCTCGTGAGGCCAGCCCGTCGAGAAACCGTCCGACCGGCGTCAACAGCTCCTTGTGATAACAGAGCGGGTCCGGCAGGCTGAACGATTTCGCGATCAGGCTATCCAGCAGGAAGAAGGGGCGGCAGGGGACTTCGGTGCGACCGAGGACCACGAACCGCTCCACCAACTCATACCCCCAGCGGAGCGCCAGTTTTTCATGCGTAATGTCGTCGCCCCACTGATTGGTTTCACGAAGAAATCGCTTGGTTTGACCTGTGGCGCGGTCCAACAATTCCGGCAACGATTTCGCAACCAGCTCGTCGAACTCTCGCTCTGTGGTAACGACATTGTTCAATCGTGCAGAGAAGATGTGACCATCTCGCATGGTTTTTCCGTCGGACAGCTTAGTCGACATAGTGGCCAATTCCCCGTCAAATAACAATTCGACAAGTCCGCTGCTAGAAGACCACATTTGTCTACGAAGGGTCAATGGCACGAAAGGCGGTAACTCCGCACTGTATCAGGATGGAGCAGGTGTCGGAGAGGGGCGCGATAGGGCCGCCCATCGGAGAGCCATGCCGCGAAAAGTCGTGGCAGGTAGAGGGGTTACGGGTGGTCGGTCGAGAGTCGTTTGGCCAGCCGTTTTGCCAGGCGCATCATGGCCGGCGAGCGGTCGGCCGGATCGAGCAGCACATTAATGACATAGGGCTGGCTGGGATCCGCGAGCGCTTTGGCCAGGGTCTGGACGAACTCGCCATGCGTGGCGACCCGGAATCCCTGTCCACCGCCGATCAGGTCACAGATTCGTTCGTACCGCCACTCGTGGATGTCGTTGAAGGGGCCTTCCAGAATCTCACGCTCGGTTGAATAGCCGTGGTTGTTCAGGACGATGACGACCGGTGCTTGGTTGTAGCGCACGGCGGTCGACAGTTCCGATCCGGTCATTTGAAAGGCCCCGTCTCCCACCAGCACGATCGGTCGCAGGGACGGGTCGGCAAAACCGGCGCCGATGGCGGCTGGTACGGCGAATCCCATCGATGTGTAGTAGGCGGGTGAGAGAAATTCAAAGCGGCGGTGCACGTGAAGATCCACGGAGGCGAAGAGGGATTCGCCTACATCGGCGATGACCAGGGTTTTCTCCGCGAGCACCGTATCGAGGTGGCGGAACACTCCTTGAAGACTGACGGAGGCTTCTGCCGGGGGCATCGGATCGTCGGGTTTCACCGGCGTGGGCAGGTGCGGCGTGGGAAAAGAGGGGAGCGGCGCGCCGGCTAGTCCCTTGACGAAATCCTCGAACAGAATGGAGTCATACCGATGATGCTTGATCGCCACGCGATCCGCCGTGGCATGGATGGTGTGGCCGTCGGAAAAGAGGGCGCTATGTGCATCCAAGTCCTCCACGTCGGACAAGATTGAACCCAGGATGAGCAGGCAATCCGTCTGGTTGACGAAGTCCTTCACCTCATCACGAGCCACCAGGCCGCTGTAGACGCCGATATAAAGGGGATGGTCTTCACGAATGATGGACTTGCCGAGGAGCGTCGAGGCAATCGGCACGTTCAGCCGTTCCACCAGGCTTGTCAATTCGTCATGGAGCCCGAACCGGCCGACTTCAGCACCCGCGAGAATCACCGGGCGTTTGGCCGATTCCAACATGATGCGCACCTCGGCTAGGGCCTCGGTCAAGGCGGCACGGTCGGTTGGTTCAGGCTGGCTGTAGCTGATGTGCGAGGTGTTGACCAACGGGACATGCACCATGTCGCGTGGGATTTCGAGATAGATCGGTCGGCGGTAGCGCAACAAGGCCGCGAAGGCGCGATCCATTTCGCGCTCAGCCGTCACGGGATCTTCCAGGCTGACGGCGGCCACGGTCATTTTTTCGAACACTTCCCGCTGGGTGGAAAATTCGCGGACCATGTGGTGGAGATAGGGGTTGCGGGCGCGCTCGGACAATCCGGGAGAGCCGGTCAGCAACACGACGGGCGAGCGTTCCGCATAAGCACAGGCGATGGCGTTGACGGTATTCAATCCGCCGACACAATAGGTGACACAGAGGGCGCCGATGCCGTTGATGCGTGCGTAGGCGTCGGCCGCAAAGCCCGCACAATCTTCGCGCGTGGTGGCCACGTGCTGGATCGGCGAGGATTCCATCAATTTGTAGAGGCCGAGTACGTAATCGCCGGGAATGCCGAACATGTGACGCACCCCGAGCCGGTAGAGCCGATCTAGGACTGCCGTTCCGATGGTTGGTGTGGTCATGGTGCCTCGGCGGTCGGGTGAGAGGTCGTTAAGTAGGCGGAGAGTACGTCCGTCTTCCTGCAGCAAACCATAGGTAGTAGGGAAGGTCAAGCAGACGAACGATCGTCACATCGGCATTCTCTCCGGTTGCTT from Nitrospira sp. encodes:
- a CDS encoding SDR family oxidoreductase — its product is MASIEDKKVWDEMKIVIIGGTGLIGTQLVRQLKQEGHEVIAAAPSTGVNSLTGEGLGHALAGAAVVVDVTNAPSFEDRAVLNFFETSTKNVLAEEAKSGVGHHIALSVVGTERVPSSGYFRAKRAQEVLIEGSKIPYTIVQATQFFEFLGAIADVATQGTVVRVPPALIQPIAAADVALGLAQIAVALPTNRTIAIAGPEAFRFEAIIKQVLTAHGDHRQVVEDPGASYFGGMLDEKSLVPAGEALLGSTRFQSWVNQSTSKAGASEAVVGVRS
- a CDS encoding glycosyl transferase, translating into MSDFHQNGLVTVLHRLGASNLEQLEKELERHAATNPIALVLPSLYSELENPALKHIVQVLKDIRYVNEIVISLDRASALEFRLAKQFFSVLPQRVRIVWNDGTGIQDILKLLAHTEIDTGLQGKGRGCWMAFGYVLARGQSNVIALHDCDILSYNREYLARLCYPIVNTNLGYEFCKGYYSRVTNRLHGRVTRLYLTPLIRSLQQVAGAHPLLTFLDSFRYPLAGEFAMVRDLAWINRVPGDWGLEVGVLSEIYRNCALRRICQADIADAYEHKHQGLSADNAEQGLQKMCVDITKSLFRNLASEGVVLSQAMLKTLRATYLQTAQEAITRYQNDAAINSLQFDRHEERMAVEVFLKGMKIATEAFLEDPLGVPMISNWSRVTGAIPDIFERLIGAVERDHEWDPVGDRV
- a CDS encoding thiamine pyrophosphate-binding protein, which translates into the protein MTTPTIGTAVLDRLYRLGVRHMFGIPGDYVLGLYKLMESSPIQHVATTREDCAGFAADAYARINGIGALCVTYCVGGLNTVNAIACAYAERSPVVLLTGSPGLSERARNPYLHHMVREFSTQREVFEKMTVAAVSLEDPVTAEREMDRAFAALLRYRRPIYLEIPRDMVHVPLVNTSHISYSQPEPTDRAALTEALAEVRIMLESAKRPVILAGAEVGRFGLHDELTSLVERLNVPIASTLLGKSIIREDHPLYIGVYSGLVARDEVKDFVNQTDCLLILGSILSDVEDLDAHSALFSDGHTIHATADRVAIKHHRYDSILFEDFVKGLAGAPLPSFPTPHLPTPVKPDDPMPPAEASVSLQGVFRHLDTVLAEKTLVIADVGESLFASVDLHVHRRFEFLSPAYYTSMGFAVPAAIGAGFADPSLRPIVLVGDGAFQMTGSELSTAVRYNQAPVVIVLNNHGYSTEREILEGPFNDIHEWRYERICDLIGGGQGFRVATHGEFVQTLAKALADPSQPYVINVLLDPADRSPAMMRLAKRLAKRLSTDHP